TGGGCAGGCCGGTGGTGCCGCTGGTGTAGAGGATCAGCAGGGGATCCTCGGGCTCGGCGACGTCCGGCGGCGTGTCGGCGGGGGCGGCGGCGAGGCGCCTCTCCCACTCCGCGCCGAATTCGATCACCGGGATCCCGGCGGTAGCGGTATCCGACAGGATGCCCGCATGCCGGGGCGAGACCAGGATCGCCGTCGGCGCGACGAGGCCAATGCAGTGTTCCAGTTCGCGTGGGCTGAGGCGCCAGTTCTGGCAGGCGGTGATCGCTCCCAGCAGGGCGCAGGCAAGCTGCGTCTCGATGTATTCGAGCCGGTTCTCGGACAGCACGGCGACGCGGGCGCCGCGCGTCACCCCCAGTGCCGCCAGCGCCGAGGCGCTGCGGTTCACCCGTTCGGCCAGCTGGGCGAAGGTCAGGATGCGGACCTCGTCCTGGCCGTCATCCTCAATGGCGATGCGTTGCGGATAAAGCCGCGCGGTGGAAAGGAACAGGCTTCCCACGGTGGAGGCGGCGGCCCGCGCCACCAGTGCGGCGGCCGGTCGGTCCATGCCGGTTGTCAAACTCATGACCAAGCTCCTCCCTGCTTTTCATTGGATCGTTGAGGACTTTATTCCCTTTTTCGTCTTAATTATCGGCAGAGCAAATGATGTCGAATATTCCGGTATGCACTCAACGGGGATCTCCGGTGGGCTGCGCGTGGCTGCGTCTCAGCCACGGCATGGCCCGTCCGCCCAGCGGCCGGCCCAGCAGGCGTCCGGCGACATCCACCGCGTCGATCAGGGCAGGCAGATCGACGCCGGTGGCGAGGCCCGATTTCTCGGCCAGCAGCACCACGTCCTCGGTGGCGAGGTTGCCGGCGGCGCCGGGGGCGAAGGGGCAGCCGCCGATCCCGCCGGCGCTGGCGTCGAGCCGGCGGATGCCCGCCTCGATGGCGGCATGGGCGTTGGCGATGCCAAAGCCGCGCGTGTCGTGAAAATGCATGCCGATCCGCTCCGCCGGCAGGCTGGGAAGCAGCGCCCGCAGCAGGGCTGTCACCTGGCCGGGAGCGGCGGCGCCGATGGTGTCGGCGATCACCACCTCGTCGGCGCCGATGGCGGCGAAGCGCTCCGCCAGACGGATGACGGCGGCCGGCTCCACCGGCCCTTCGAACGGGCATTCGAAGGCGACGGCGACATAGGCGCGCACGGCGATACCCGCCTCCAGGGCGCGGCCGATCACCTCCTCGGCGGCGGCGGTCGCCCGATCCAGCGTCATGTTGATGTTGCGCCGGTTCATCTCCTCCGTCGCCGCCACCACTGTGGCGATCTGCGGCGTTCCGCAGGCCAGCGCCCGGTCCAGTCCGCGCCCATTCATGGCAAGGGCGGAGACCTCCACACCCGGCAGGGAGCAGGTTCCGGCGATGATCTCCTCGGCATCGGCCATCTGCGGCACCGCCTTGGGCGAGGCGAAGCTGGCGGCCTCGATCCGCGTCAGCCCGGCCTCGGCCAGCCGCCGGATCAACTCCAGCTTGCCGGCGGTGGGAACGAGGATCGGCTGGTTCTGCAATCCGTCGCGCGGGGCGACCTCGGTCAACAGCAGGCGGTCCATGGCTTACCCCACCCGTCCGGCACGGCGCAGTTCGCCGATGCGTTCGGGCCCGTAGCCCAGCAGCGTTTCCAGAACGGCGTCGGTGTCGTGGCCCAGTTCCGGCGGGGCGGTGAAGCGGTCGGGCTGGCGACCGGACAGCTTGCCCCCCGAAAGTTTGATCGGGTTGCCCGGCATTCTCACCGTGCCGCCCTGCGGCAGCGGCACCTCCACCACCATGTCGCGGGCGACCACCTGGGGATCGGACATCGCCTGGGCGAAATCGTTGACCGGGCCGCAGGGCACCCGCGCTTCGCGCAGCCGGGCGAGCCAGTTGGCGGAGCTGTCCTTGACCAGTTCCTCCCCGACGATGCGCTCGATCCGCTCCTTGTCGGCGTAGCGGCCGGGTTGCAGGCGGTAGTCCGGTGCTTCCAACTCCGGCCGCCCGATGACCGGCAGCAGCCGCTCGAAGAAGGCGTCGCCGATGCAGGCGATGATGATGTGGCCGTCGGCGGTCCTGAAGGTGTTGTAGGGAACATGGACGAAATGGCCGTTGCCCAGCCGTTCCGGCACATGCCCGGACATCAGGTGCATCGTGCCCATGTAGTTGAGCAGCGAGATCTGCACGTCCAGCATCGACACGTCGACATGGCGGCCGACGCCGGTCCGCTCCCGCTCCTGCAACGCGGCGAGCACACCCAGCGCGCCGAACAGCCCGCCGCCCAGATCGCCGATGGGAATGCCGGAGCGCAGCGGCGGCCCGTCGGGCAGGCCGGTGATGCTCATGCCGCCGCCCATCGCCTGCACCACCTGATCGAATGCGGGCCGGTTCGGATCGGGACCGTCGCCGCCGAAGCCGGTGACCGAACAGGTGACGATGCGCGGATTGACGGCCGACAGCGACGCGAAGTCGATGCCCAGCCGCTCCGTCACGCCGGCGCTGAAATTGTCGAACACCACGTCGCTCTTGCGGACGAGGTCGAGGAAGACCGTGCGCCCCTCCTCGCTTTTCAGGTCGATGCAGACGCTGCGCTTGCCGCGGTTGAGCGTGAGGAAGTAGGCGCCCATGCCGTGGCGGGAATAGTCGGGATCGCCGGCCAGCAGTTGCCGCGTTCCTTCGCCCCGGCCCGGCGGTTCGACCTTGATCGTCTCGGCCCCCAGATCGGTCAGCAGCATGGTGCCGTAGGGACCGGACAACATGTGCGTCAGGTCGATCAGCCGGATGCCGTTCAGTGGTGCCATGCCCGTCGCCCCAGATGCTTCGTTTGCGGAATGTTTGTTCGCTTATCAAACAGCAAGCGCTGTGCCAGTCTGTTGGCGGGTAGGTTTCTTCTTCTTTTTCAATGCATTGGCAAACTGCGGTACGGGAAAGGGCGTTTCATGAAACAGGTGGCGTGTCGCGATGAAACGTGTCATGAAACGTTTGTTTGCAACGCAGATGAAACGTGGCGGTCCCGGCGCCATGCCGCCGGCCCCTTCGAGGGGCGATGGCCGGGAGGAAGGAACCATGCCGATGGCGCTGGGCTATCCGAACAGCGGGCGGTTGCGGCTGTGCTTTCTCAGCTACCGCCATCTAACCCGTCTGGCCCGCGCGGTGTTGGACGAATATGCCCAGCGTGCCGAGATCGAGGTGATCGACCAAGCTTATGAGGCGGCATTGGCCGTGGCGCGGGAGCGCGAGGCGTCGGGTGCGGTGGACGCCTTCGTCAGCGCCGGCGCCAATGCCAGCTACCTGCGCAGCACCGTGAAGTCGCCGGTCGCCACCATCAAGGTCGACGGCTACGACATCCTGCTGGCGCTGCTGAAGGCGCGGGAGCGGTCGAACCGGGTCGGTATCGTCATGCACCGCCGCATCATCCCGGAACTGGACGCCATCAAGGGGCTGCTGCGGACCGAGGTGGAGCAGGGCTGCTACGAGACACCGGACGAGGCCGTCGCCTGCGTCAAGGGCATGGCTGAGCGCGGCTTTCCCGTCATCATCGGGTCGAGCGTGGTGGTCGAGGCGACCGAGCGGCTGGGAATGGAGGGCATCCTGGCCTATTCGGTGGCGGGCGTGCGCCAGGGGCTGGACGACGCGCTGGAAATGGCCCGCATCGCCCGGCTGGAAAATGCACGCTACAGCCAGTTGAACGGCGTCCTCCAGAATGTTCAGGAAGCGGTGCTCGCAGTCGATCCGGCCGACCGGGTGACGGCGGTCAATCCGGCGATGGAAGCCCTGCTGGGCTTTCCCCCGAACGCCATTCTCGGCAGGGTCGCGGCGGAGGTGGCGCCGGAACTGTCGTTGCGCGGAGTGCTGGGCAGCGGCGAGGCGGAAAAGGGCAGTGTCCTGACGTTCCGCCGCCGCGACTGGATCGCCAACCGCATCCCGATCCGCGAGCATGGGCAGGTCACCGGTGCCATGATCACGGTCTACGACGCCCGCGCCATCAGCGAGGCGGACGTCAGCCTGCGGTCCCAGACCCGGCGGCGCCCCAACCGGATGACCCGCTACACACTCGACGACATCCGCGGCGACAGTCCGGCCATCGAGCAGGCACGAGCCACGGCGCGGCGCTTCGCGGCGAGCGACCTGACGGTGCTGATCTCCGGAGACAGCGGGACGGGGAAGGAACTGTTCGCCCAGGCCATCCACAATCTCGGCCCGCGCTCCGGCCGCCCCTTCGTGGCGATCAACTGCTCGGCCTTTCCGGATTCCCTGCTGGAATCGGAGCTGTTCGGCCATGAGGAGGGGGCCTTCACCGGGGCCCGCAAGGGCGGCAAGGTCGGGCTGTTCGAGGCGGCGCACACCGGCACGCTGTTCCTCGACGAGATCGGCGACATGCCGCTGGCCCTGCAAACCCGGCTGCTGCGCGTGCTTCAGGAGCGCGAGATCGTGCGTCTGGGCAGTGTCGTGCCGGTTCCGGTCGATCTGCGGGTGATCGCGGCCACCCATCAGCCATTGGAGGAACTGGTGCCGCAGCGCGCGTTCCGGGCCGACCTGCTTTACCGGCTGAACACGCTGCGCCTGCGCCTGCCGCCGCTGTGCGACCGGGTGGAGGATGTGCCGGTGCTGGCCGAGGGGTTCGTCGCCGCCTGCCTGGAGCGCACCGGGATCCGGCTGGCGCCTTCGGTCGTCGTCGAGCCTTTGAAATCCCGGC
The Azospirillum sp. TSA2s DNA segment above includes these coding regions:
- a CDS encoding CaiB/BaiF CoA-transferase family protein, whose product is MAPLNGIRLIDLTHMLSGPYGTMLLTDLGAETIKVEPPGRGEGTRQLLAGDPDYSRHGMGAYFLTLNRGKRSVCIDLKSEEGRTVFLDLVRKSDVVFDNFSAGVTERLGIDFASLSAVNPRIVTCSVTGFGGDGPDPNRPAFDQVVQAMGGGMSITGLPDGPPLRSGIPIGDLGGGLFGALGVLAALQERERTGVGRHVDVSMLDVQISLLNYMGTMHLMSGHVPERLGNGHFVHVPYNTFRTADGHIIIACIGDAFFERLLPVIGRPELEAPDYRLQPGRYADKERIERIVGEELVKDSSANWLARLREARVPCGPVNDFAQAMSDPQVVARDMVVEVPLPQGGTVRMPGNPIKLSGGKLSGRQPDRFTAPPELGHDTDAVLETLLGYGPERIGELRRAGRVG
- a CDS encoding hydroxymethylglutaryl-CoA lyase is translated as MDRLLLTEVAPRDGLQNQPILVPTAGKLELIRRLAEAGLTRIEAASFASPKAVPQMADAEEIIAGTCSLPGVEVSALAMNGRGLDRALACGTPQIATVVAATEEMNRRNINMTLDRATAAAEEVIGRALEAGIAVRAYVAVAFECPFEGPVEPAAVIRLAERFAAIGADEVVIADTIGAAAPGQVTALLRALLPSLPAERIGMHFHDTRGFGIANAHAAIEAGIRRLDASAGGIGGCPFAPGAAGNLATEDVVLLAEKSGLATGVDLPALIDAVDVAGRLLGRPLGGRAMPWLRRSHAQPTGDPR
- the prpR gene encoding propionate catabolism operon regulatory protein PrpR; translation: MPMALGYPNSGRLRLCFLSYRHLTRLARAVLDEYAQRAEIEVIDQAYEAALAVAREREASGAVDAFVSAGANASYLRSTVKSPVATIKVDGYDILLALLKARERSNRVGIVMHRRIIPELDAIKGLLRTEVEQGCYETPDEAVACVKGMAERGFPVIIGSSVVVEATERLGMEGILAYSVAGVRQGLDDALEMARIARLENARYSQLNGVLQNVQEAVLAVDPADRVTAVNPAMEALLGFPPNAILGRVAAEVAPELSLRGVLGSGEAEKGSVLTFRRRDWIANRIPIREHGQVTGAMITVYDARAISEADVSLRSQTRRRPNRMTRYTLDDIRGDSPAIEQARATARRFAASDLTVLISGDSGTGKELFAQAIHNLGPRSGRPFVAINCSAFPDSLLESELFGHEEGAFTGARKGGKVGLFEAAHTGTLFLDEIGDMPLALQTRLLRVLQEREIVRLGSVVPVPVDLRVIAATHQPLEELVPQRAFRADLLYRLNTLRLRLPPLCDRVEDVPVLAEGFVAACLERTGIRLAPSVVVEPLKSRLASYRWPGNVRELENICERLTMLVLQFGTVEDIPAGILRHDCPELFLEPPGQDRPAGGNGHGAAGQDSGDARAAIESALSRTHGNRAEAARALGISRATLWRRMRQLGLGGSADGEDAARD